One window from the genome of Paracoccus zhejiangensis encodes:
- the metZ gene encoding O-succinylhomoserine sulfhydrylase: protein MTETPKNAAHPRTRAVHHGTRRSQYGEMAEAIFLTQGFVYDSAEQAEARFIETGPDEFIYARYGNPTSRMFEDRIAALEGTEDAFATASGMAAVNGALFSMCAPGDHIVASRALFGSCLFVLDLLAKFGVEVTYVNGTDLDQWRAALRPGTKAVFFESVSNPGLEVIDMKGVAELAHAVGALVVVDNVFATPVFSRAVEQGADVVVYSATKHIDGGGRALAGVICGTRDYIRKVVEPYLKHTGGAISPFHSWIMLNGLATMDLRVRAQAESAMTIAKALQGHRKLKRVIYPGLPDHPQHALAMEQMGSGGTMLALEIEGGKDAAFAALNRLRLISISNNLGDAKSIVTHPATTTHQRLSDADKAYLGITPGLLRLSVGLEHSGDLIDDLQAALQ, encoded by the coding sequence ATGACCGAAACGCCCAAGAATGCCGCCCATCCCCGAACCCGCGCCGTGCATCACGGCACGCGCCGAAGCCAGTATGGCGAGATGGCCGAGGCGATCTTCCTGACCCAGGGCTTTGTCTATGACAGTGCCGAGCAGGCCGAGGCGCGGTTCATCGAGACCGGCCCGGACGAGTTCATCTATGCCCGCTATGGCAACCCCACCAGCCGCATGTTCGAGGACCGGATCGCCGCGCTGGAAGGGACCGAGGATGCCTTTGCCACCGCCTCGGGCATGGCCGCGGTGAACGGTGCGCTGTTTTCCATGTGCGCCCCGGGCGATCACATCGTCGCCTCGCGGGCACTCTTCGGCTCCTGCCTCTTTGTCCTGGACCTGCTGGCCAAGTTCGGGGTCGAGGTGACTTACGTCAACGGGACCGATCTCGATCAATGGCGCGCGGCGCTGCGGCCCGGCACCAAGGCGGTGTTCTTCGAGTCGGTGTCGAATCCAGGCCTCGAGGTGATCGACATGAAGGGCGTGGCCGAACTGGCCCATGCGGTCGGCGCGCTGGTGGTGGTGGACAATGTCTTTGCCACGCCGGTCTTTTCCCGCGCGGTCGAGCAGGGCGCCGATGTTGTGGTCTATTCGGCCACCAAGCATATCGATGGCGGCGGCCGGGCGCTGGCCGGGGTCATCTGCGGCACCCGCGACTACATCCGCAAGGTGGTCGAGCCCTATCTGAAACATACCGGCGGCGCCATCAGCCCGTTCCACAGCTGGATCATGCTGAACGGATTGGCGACCATGGATCTTCGGGTTCGGGCGCAGGCCGAAAGTGCCATGACCATCGCCAAGGCGCTGCAGGGTCATCGCAAGCTGAAGCGCGTCATCTATCCGGGCCTGCCCGACCATCCGCAGCACGCGCTGGCGATGGAGCAGATGGGCAGCGGCGGCACCATGCTGGCGCTGGAGATCGAGGGCGGCAAGGATGCGGCCTTCGCGGCGCTGAACCGGCTGCGGCTGATCAGCATCTCGAACAACCTCGGCGATGCCAAGTCGATCGTCACCCATCCGGCCACGACCACGCATCAGCGCCTCAGCGATGCCGACAAGGCCTATCTGGGCATCACCCCGGGCCTGTTGCGCCTGTCGGTCGGACTTGAACATTCGGGTGACCTGATCGACGATCTGCAGGCCGCGCT